AGTCCCGCGGCCTCGGCACCGGCGTCTTCGACGCCGCGTCCGGCGCGTTCGGCAAGCTCAAGGACAACACGGCCAGCTCGCTGAAGGTGGCCGGCGGCTACCGCGTCGTCGCCTGCGACGGCTCGGCCGGCGCGCCCGGCCTCGGCACCTGCCGCTATTTCGGGGCCGGGTCGCACGGCACCCTCGGCGAGTTCAACGACAAGATCTCGTCGATCGCCGTGTTCGGCGGGCCGGTCGAGGGCAAGGGCGTCGTCGGATACCGCGAGACGAACCTGAAGGGAGCGAGCCAGCCGCTGGGTGCGGGCATGCACGAGTCGGTGGCCGGGGAACTGGCCGGCGGCGACAGCACGCCGATCAGCTCGCTCAAGGTCGGCGCCGGATACCGGCTCATCGCCTGCGACCGGGACCGCGCGGGCGGCACCGACCTCGGCGTGTGCCGCATCCTCGGCAGCGGCGAGCACGCCACGCTGGGCGAGCTCAACGGCAGGATCTCGCTGCTCGGCGTGGTCGGCCCGCCGGTCACCGTGTTCAGCGAGCCCAAGGCCAAGGGCAAGGCGCAGAGCCTGGAGGCCGGGGTGTACGAGGGCCGTGGCAAGGAACTGGCGGAGGTCGGCGACAACGCGATCAGCTCGCTGCGGGTCGAGCCCGGCAACCGGGTCGTGGCGTGCGCGAACGACGGCGGCACGGGCGGCGGCACCGGCAACCTCGGCCGCTGCCGCGCGTTCCCGGCCGGCGAGCACACGCTCACCGGCACCGATCTCGACGACGCGATCTCGCTGCTGCTGGTCTCCGGTGACACGGCGAAGGGCGCCGGTGTGACCGCGTACGCCGACCGGGACTTCAAGGGCGGCAGGTCGGCGCTCGGCCCGGGCCTCCACGAGGACGCGCAGGGCGGGCTCGGGGACGCGGGCAACGACGACATCAGCTCGCTGAAGGTCGCCGCCGGGCACCGGGCCGTCGCCTGCCAGCACGGCACCAAGCCGGCCGTGTTCGACGTGGGGCTGTGCCGCTACTACGCCGCGGGCGACTACGCCTACCTCGGCACGGACCTCAACGACCTGATCACCCTGGTCGCGGTGGACACGCTGGCCGCTGGGCCGAACAAGGGCTGACGGTTGCGGCCGGCCTCCCGCCGGCATGACGAAGGCCCCGTCCGCGCCTGCGGCCGGGGCCTTCCGCGTCAGGTCGTTCGTCGTCATCTGCCGCGGCCGCGGCCTGCCCTCGGCGGATCTAGATGATTTGTCGTCGTCCCAGCGACCACAAATCATCTAGATCGCGAGCTTGGCCGGGGGTTGTGTGCTGGGTCGGGTGGGGTCAGAAGCTGCTGCTGGAGCTGCCCGAGTCGCTGCTGCCGCTGGAGGAGCTGCCGGAGTCGCCACCGGACCAGCCGCCGCTCGACGAGCTGCCCGAATCCCCGCTCGACCAGCCGCTCGAACCCGAGCTGCCCGAGTCGCCACCGGACCAGCCACGGGAGCTGTCGTGGCCGCCTGACCAGCCACGAGACCCGTCCGGGTCGCTGCCCTGCCAGGCCGGGTCGGGGTAGGACGGATCCGCGCCGGTGCCCGTGTGGTGGTGGTAGAGGGGATGGCTGCCGCCCCGTTTGTGCAGCTGTCGCTGCTTGCCCTTGCCGCTCGCCGCCGCCGCGACCGCCGCGATCACGATGACCAGCGCCACCACGACCAGACAGACGAACCCGAGCACCATCAACGTCATCATCTCCACGGGCCCAAGCTAACCGACCCGCGCACCTTCAAACCGGGCCACGATCCACGGGCCTCCCCCACCGCCGCCCGGCCGCCCGGCCCGCCGCCGCCGCCGCTGCCGCTGCCGCTGCCGCTGGGCAAGATCGCTGTCTCGTGTCCAAACCTGTGCTCTGACCACACTTTTCGACACGAAGCCGCGATCATCTCCCGGCTCCAGCCCCCGGAAACGGGCGAAGATCGCGGCTTCGTGTCAAGATCAACGCCGTTGACTTAAGGATTTGATCGCCGCGTCAAGGCCGTCTCGGCTGGCGATATGGAACGGGACTCCTCAATATCAGTTCGACCAAGAATTGACCCGAGGAGTCCCGTTGCAGCAGCAGTCTGCCATCACGCGCACGATCACGGTAGCGGCCGGGGCGTTCGCGCCGGGCCATCTGGGCGAGCTGACCCAGGTTCTCGACTTCGACCTGGTCGATGCCGTGGCAGCCGAGACCGGCACCACGCAGCGGCGGGTCAGGCTGTTGCCGACCCGGGTGCTGATCTTCTTCGTGCTGGCGCTGGCGCTGTTCGAGCCGTGCGCCTACCGGCAGGTGTGGGCGAAACTGGTCGCCGGTCTGCGCGGGCTCGCGGTGGCCTGCCCGAGCGCGTCGGCGCTGACCCGCGCCCGCCGCCGCGTCGGCCCCAAACCGCTGCGCGCGCTGTTCGAGGCGGTCTGCGGCCCGGTGGCCTGGCCCACGACGGGGCCGGCGTTCTGGCGCGGGTTTCGCACCGTCGCCGTGGACGCCACCACCCTGCACGTGCCCGACCGGCCCGGCACCAGGACGCGCTACCCCAAACGCCAGGGTCCGGCGATGACGTTCAGCTACCCGTACCTGCGGCTGGTCGTGCTGGTCGAGTGCGGCACCCGCGCCCTGCTCGGGGCGGCGTTCGGGCCCGAAAGCGCCGGTGAGCATGTCTACGCCCGCCGGCTGCTGGACAAACTCGACGCCGGGATGCTGCTGCTGGCCGACGCCTACTACGACAGCTGGAAGCTACTGGCCGACATCGCGGCCACCCGCGTGCAGTATCTGTGCCGCTCCGGTGCCGGCCGCGTCCCGCTGATCCTGACCCGGCTATCCGACGGCTCCTACCTGTCCGTTCTCGGCCACGGCCGGCTGAAGGTCCGCGTCATCGAGACCTGGGTCGAGATCACCCACGCCGACGGCGTCGTGCGCACGGAGCAGTGGCGGCTGATCACCAGCCTGCTCGACCACACCCGCTACCCCGCGGCCGACCTCGTGCAGCTCTACCACCAGCGCTGGCAGGTCGAGACGACCTACCTGTCGATCAAGTCCACGATCCTGGACGAGCGGGTCCTGCGCTCCCACCACCCCGCCGACATCGACCAGGAACTCTGGGCCCTGCTGACCGTCTACCAGACGATCATCCGGATCACCGTCGACGCGGTCGACGCCCTGCCAGACGTCGACTACCACCGGGCCAGCTTCACCGTCGCCCTCGAAACCGCACGCGACCAGGTCGTCACCGCCGAAGCCGTCATACCACCACCCGGCCACGCCGTACTGGTCGGCGCCATCGGACAGGCCGTGCAGGACAACCTGCTACCCGCCCGACGACGCCAACGCGCCAAAGCCCGCAGCCGCAAGAACCCGACCAGCAAATACGGCCCCAACGCCGGCAAACACCCGCAGCAGACCCAGACCTACACCTTCCACGCCACCGTCACCATCTTCGAAGAAGGCTTGACAGCCCGCTCAAATCCTTAAGTCAACGGCGTTGGTGTCAAGATCTGCGGTCTCACCGCACTTTCTGACACGAAGCAGCGATCTTCGCGAGGTCCGATACCCAACCGGCGCCAAGCCAGGCGGCACGCCCGGCCGCCCGACCGGGGCGGGGCAGGTCAGCCCAGGTCGATGGTCGGGTAGAGCGGGAAGCCGGCGAGCAGGTCGGTGGTCTGCCCCGCGACCCGGTCGGCGACGCCGTCGGCCATCACGTACGCGGCCTTGGACGGCTTGCCGTCGTTGCCGGTGCCGGGCGTGGTGCCGGACAGCACGGTGTGGATCAGCTCGGCGATCTGGTCCATCTCGGCCGTGCCCAGGCCGCGCGTGGTCAGCGCGGGGGTGCCGAAGCGGATGCCGGAGGTGTACCAGGCGCCGTTGCGGTCCTGCGGCACCGCGTTGCGGTTGGTGACGATGTTGGAGTCCAGCAGCGCCGACTCGGCCTGCCGGCCGGTGAGGCCGTACGACGACACGTCCAGCAGCACCAGGTGGTTGTCGGTGCCGCCGGTGACCAGGGTCGCGCCGCGCCGCAGCAGGCCCTCGGCCAGCGCGTTGGCGTTGTCGACGATGCGCTGGGCGTAGTCGCGGAACTCCGGCCGCTTCGCCTCGGCGAGCGCGACCGCCTTGGCCGCCATGACGTGCGGCAGCGGGCCGCCGAGCACCATCGGGCAGCCACGGTCGACCTGGTCGGCCAGCTCGTTCTGGCACAGCACCATGCCGCCGCGCGGGCCGCGCAGCGACTTGTGCGTGGTGGTGGTGACGATCTGCGCGTGCGGGATCGGGTCGAAGTCGCCGGTGAGCACCTTGCCCGCGACCAGGCCCGCGAAGTGCGCCATGTCGACCATCAGGGTCGCGCCGACCTCGTCGGCGATCTCCCGCATGATCCGGAAGTTCACCAGGCGGGGGTACGCCGAGTAGCCCGCGACGATGATCAGCGGCCGGAACTCGCGCGCCGTCTTGGCGAGCGCGTCGTAGTCGAGCAGGCCCGTCGCCGGGTCGGTGCCGTAGCTGCGCTGCTCGAACATCTTGCCGGAGATGTTGGGGCGGAAGCCGTGGGTGAGGTGACCGCCCGCGTCCAGCGACATGCCCAGCATGCGCTGGTCGCCGAGGTCCCGGCGCAGCTGCGCCCAGTCGGCCTCGGACAGGTCGTTGACGTGGCGGGCCTGCGCCTTGGCCAGCGCCGGGGCCTCGACCCGCTGGGCGAGCACGGCCCAGAAGGCGACCAGGTTGGCGTCGATGCCGGAGTGCGGCTGCACGTACGCGTGCTGCGCGCCGAACAGCTCGCGGGCGTGCTGCGCGGCGAGCGCCTCGACGGTGTCGACGTTCTTGCAGCCGGCGTAGAAGCGGCGGCCGACGGTGCCCTCGGCGTACTTGTCGCTGAACCAGTTGCCCATGGCCAGCAGGGTCGCGGGCGAGGCGTAGTTCTCGCTGGCGATCAGCTTGAGGGAGTCGCGCTGGTCGGCGATCTCGGCGCCGATGGCGGCGGCGACGGTCGGCTCGACCGCGGCGATGACGTCCAGCGCGTGCCGGTAGGCAAGGGACTCGCTGGACAGGGACGCGTCAGACATCGGACCTCCTTGACGTGATGGAAGAGGCCCAGGCGCACGGCACAGCGTCACGGTGACGGAGCCGCTCCCCGATGGTGACCCATCCCAGCGCGCCAGTCACGGCCCACCGCCCAGCCTAACAAGCCGCCCACCCGCACCGCCCCGCCGCGCCCACATGTTGACCGGCTCCCTCAGCCGAGGGCGCGGTCGAGGTTGACGGCGGCGGAGATGAGGGACAGGTGGGTGAAGGCCTGGGGGAAGTTGCCGAGCTGCTCGCCGGTGTGGCCGATCTGCTCGGCGAACAGGCCCACGTGGTTGGCGTAGGTGAGCATCTTCTCGAAGGCCAGGCGGGCGTCGTCGAGGCGGCCGGCGCGGGCGAGCGCCTCGACGTACCAGAAGGAGCAGATGGAGAAGGTGCCCTCGACACCGCGCAGGCCGTCGGGGCTGACCGCGGGGTCGTAGCGGTAGACGAGGGAGTCCGAGACCAGATCGTGGGTGAGGGCGTCCAGCGTGGACAGCCACTTGGGGTCCGACGGGGACATGAACTTCGCCATCGGCATCATCAGCACCGCGGCGTCGAGCACGTCGGCGTCCTCGTGCTGGGTGAACGCCTGGCGGTCGGTGGAGAAGCCCTTGCGCATGATCTGGTAGTAGATGTCGTCGCGGGTCTGCCGCCAGTGCGGCAGGTCGGCGGGCAGGCCCCGGCGCACGGCCATGCGGATGGCGCGTTCGATGGCGACCCAGCACATCAGGCGGGAGTAGAGGAAATTGTGGCGGCCGCCGCGGGTCTCCCAGATGCCCTCGTCGGGCTGATTCCAGTTGCCGCAGACCCAGTCGACGATCGCGATCACCTCCTCCCAGCGGTCGCTGGAGATCGGGTGCGCCCACTTGTCGTACAGGTAGATCGAGTCGATCAGCGCGCCGTAGATGTCCAGCTGGAGCTGGCCCACCGCGTTGTTGCCGATGCGCACCGGCGCCGAGCAGCGGTAGCCCTCCAGGTGCGGCAGCTCCTGCTCGGCGAGGTCGGTGCGGCCGTCGATGCCGTACAGGATCTGCAGCGGGCCGTCGGGGCCGTCGCCGCGCATCGCCACGTGCCGGTCCAGGAAGTCCATGAACGCCGCGGCCTCCTCGGAGAAGCCCAGCCGCAGCATCGCGTACAGGCAGAACGCCGCGTCGCGGATCCACACGTAGCGGTAGTCCCAGTTGCGCTCGCCGCCGATCTGCTCCGGCAGGCTGGTGGTCGCGGCGGCGACGATCGCGCCGGTCGGGGCGTAGGTGAGCAGCTTGAGGGTGAGCGCCGAGCGGTGCACCATCTCCCGCCACCGGCCCCGGTAGCGCGAGGTGGACAGCCAGCGCCGCCAGTAGCGCACGGTCTCCTCGAACTGCTCCTCCGCCTCGGCCAGCGGGCAGGACCGGGGGCGCACCTGGTCGGAGACCCGGTCCAGCGCGAACACCGCCGTCTCGCCCTCGGCGAGGGTGAACTCGGCCCGCGCGTCGCCGCCGTCGACGGTGACCTCAACGCTGCTGGTCAGCGCCAGCGTCAGCATGTGGCAGTCGAACACCGTCCGGTCGCCGTCGCGGTGCACCTCGTGCCGCGCCCGGCCGTAGTCGAACCGGGGCGCGACCAGCGCGGCGAAGGGCAGCTTGCCGCGTACGCAGAGCACGCGGCGGATCAGCCGGTGCCGCCCCGCCTCGGTGGGGTCGCCCACGATGGGCATGAAGTCCTGGATCTCCCCCACGCCGTCGTACGCGAAGAAGCGCGTGATCAGGACGTTGGTGTCCGGGAAGTAGAACTGCTTGGTCTCCGCCGGCACGGTCGGGGCCAGCTCGAACTTCCCGCCCCGGTCGGCGTCCAGCAGCGAGGCGAAGACGCTGGGCGAGTCGAAACGCGGGCAGCAGTACCAGTCGATGGTGCCGTTCACCCCGACCAGGGCCACGCTGCGCAGGTCGCCGATCAGCCCGTGATCGGCGATCGCGAGGTAGCGACCCGCGGCCCCGTCCGCCACACGGCCAGCATATGCCCAGCTCAGCCACTCAGGAGGGGCGTGCCGGGTCCTCGGCGTCGACGCGCCGCAGGGCCTGCAGCGCGCCGTCGAGGCTGACGCCCAGCTCGCGGGCGGCGGCCCGGTAGGCCCGCGCGGCCGCGTCGAGGCGGGTCAGCACCTCGCCGGGCGGCAGGCCGGGGCGGCGCTCGGCGACCGTGGTGCCGTGCCTCGGCCGGGTCGTCACCAGCCCGGCCGCCTCCAGCTCGCGGTACGAGCGGGCCACCGTGTTCACGGCCAGGCCCAGGTCGGCGGCGAGCTGCCGGATGGTGGGCAGGTGCGCGCCCACAGGCAGGCGCCCGCTCCCGATCAGCTCGGCGATGCCCAGCCGGACCTGCTCGTACGGCGGGACCGCGCTGTCGTGGTCGATGGTGAGCTGCACGTACGGCTCCTCAGAACGCGGTCACGGACGCGGGGGCGCGCTCGGCACGGCTCAGCGCGCGGAGCACCGCGGCCTGCCCGTGCCGGCGTACGGCGAGGCCGCTGAGCAGCGCGAGCACCGGCTCCAGCACCGCGCCGGGCAGCTGCGGGGCGGGCACGCCGACGCTGTACGCCAGGTCGTCGGAGTGCACGGCGATCTCCATCATCCGGGTCACCAGGAAGTCGTCCAGCCGCAGCGCCCACGGCCCGGCGGGCGGGCTGATCAGCCGCTCGCCCGGCGCCTCGGCGAGCAGCCCGGCCAGCTCCCGTGCCGCCTCGGCGGTCTGCGCCGCCAGCGCCGGGGCGCCGATCGACGCGGCCTTCTCGCCGCCGTCGCGGATCTGCACGTTGATGTCGGCGTCCAGGTCCGCGCCGATCCAGCGCACCTTGGTGTAGTGGTCCAGCAGCGCGACCGGCGGGCCGTCCGGGACGGGCGCGGCCAGCACCCGGGGCAGCGCGACGACCTGGCCGGCCAGGTGCCCGGCGAGCCCGCTGACGGTGAACCCGGCCAGCGCGCTGGGCCGCTCCCACG
The Catellatospora sp. IY07-71 DNA segment above includes these coding regions:
- a CDS encoding IS4 family transposase produces the protein MQQQSAITRTITVAAGAFAPGHLGELTQVLDFDLVDAVAAETGTTQRRVRLLPTRVLIFFVLALALFEPCAYRQVWAKLVAGLRGLAVACPSASALTRARRRVGPKPLRALFEAVCGPVAWPTTGPAFWRGFRTVAVDATTLHVPDRPGTRTRYPKRQGPAMTFSYPYLRLVVLVECGTRALLGAAFGPESAGEHVYARRLLDKLDAGMLLLADAYYDSWKLLADIAATRVQYLCRSGAGRVPLILTRLSDGSYLSVLGHGRLKVRVIETWVEITHADGVVRTEQWRLITSLLDHTRYPAADLVQLYHQRWQVETTYLSIKSTILDERVLRSHHPADIDQELWALLTVYQTIIRITVDAVDALPDVDYHRASFTVALETARDQVVTAEAVIPPPGHAVLVGAIGQAVQDNLLPARRRQRAKARSRKNPTSKYGPNAGKHPQQTQTYTFHATVTIFEEGLTARSNP
- a CDS encoding maleylpyruvate isomerase N-terminal domain-containing protein; amino-acid sequence: MHPLREAYLQAARSAAALLGDPAVAAAWERPSALAGFTVSGLAGHLAGQVVALPRVLAAPVPDGPPVALLDHYTKVRWIGADLDADINVQIRDGGEKAASIGAPALAAQTAEAARELAGLLAEAPGERLISPPAGPWALRLDDFLVTRMMEIAVHSDDLAYSVGVPAPQLPGAVLEPVLALLSGLAVRRHGQAAVLRALSRAERAPASVTAF
- a CDS encoding GntR family transcriptional regulator encodes the protein MQLTIDHDSAVPPYEQVRLGIAELIGSGRLPVGAHLPTIRQLAADLGLAVNTVARSYRELEAAGLVTTRPRHGTTVAERRPGLPPGEVLTRLDAAARAYRAAARELGVSLDGALQALRRVDAEDPARPS
- a CDS encoding glycoside hydrolase family 15 protein; this encodes MADGAAGRYLAIADHGLIGDLRSVALVGVNGTIDWYCCPRFDSPSVFASLLDADRGGKFELAPTVPAETKQFYFPDTNVLITRFFAYDGVGEIQDFMPIVGDPTEAGRHRLIRRVLCVRGKLPFAALVAPRFDYGRARHEVHRDGDRTVFDCHMLTLALTSSVEVTVDGGDARAEFTLAEGETAVFALDRVSDQVRPRSCPLAEAEEQFEETVRYWRRWLSTSRYRGRWREMVHRSALTLKLLTYAPTGAIVAAATTSLPEQIGGERNWDYRYVWIRDAAFCLYAMLRLGFSEEAAAFMDFLDRHVAMRGDGPDGPLQILYGIDGRTDLAEQELPHLEGYRCSAPVRIGNNAVGQLQLDIYGALIDSIYLYDKWAHPISSDRWEEVIAIVDWVCGNWNQPDEGIWETRGGRHNFLYSRLMCWVAIERAIRMAVRRGLPADLPHWRQTRDDIYYQIMRKGFSTDRQAFTQHEDADVLDAAVLMMPMAKFMSPSDPKWLSTLDALTHDLVSDSLVYRYDPAVSPDGLRGVEGTFSICSFWYVEALARAGRLDDARLAFEKMLTYANHVGLFAEQIGHTGEQLGNFPQAFTHLSLISAAVNLDRALG
- a CDS encoding glycine hydroxymethyltransferase, which encodes MSDASLSSESLAYRHALDVIAAVEPTVAAAIGAEIADQRDSLKLIASENYASPATLLAMGNWFSDKYAEGTVGRRFYAGCKNVDTVEALAAQHARELFGAQHAYVQPHSGIDANLVAFWAVLAQRVEAPALAKAQARHVNDLSEADWAQLRRDLGDQRMLGMSLDAGGHLTHGFRPNISGKMFEQRSYGTDPATGLLDYDALAKTAREFRPLIIVAGYSAYPRLVNFRIMREIADEVGATLMVDMAHFAGLVAGKVLTGDFDPIPHAQIVTTTTHKSLRGPRGGMVLCQNELADQVDRGCPMVLGGPLPHVMAAKAVALAEAKRPEFRDYAQRIVDNANALAEGLLRRGATLVTGGTDNHLVLLDVSSYGLTGRQAESALLDSNIVTNRNAVPQDRNGAWYTSGIRFGTPALTTRGLGTAEMDQIAELIHTVLSGTTPGTGNDGKPSKAAYVMADGVADRVAGQTTDLLAGFPLYPTIDLG